TATTTAAGGCAAATAACTGTTCCAGTGGAAACAAAGGGGTCTTTACCATAACTATTAATACCGTGTACTTCCATTGCATCTACTGCAAATGTGAACTGAAATTGGATGCTTATATACAAATTTTAGCTAAAATTTTAGCTAAAGAATGTTCCGAATACACATTCAATCAGGGATTAAGAGATACTTTAAAGTGCGCAACTGACTTTTCAGCGTGTTATTAGTATCCCTTGAATAAAAATTTCAGGCATTAACTTTAAGAAACATGCATTTGTCTATCCATTCTTCCCCTGTGAATCTATTATTATTTATGTTCACTTATTAAGGTTATACAAAAATAATATTTTGGGATTTCAGAATTTCCAGAAACTGAGAATAAAAAACACTTTAAAAAATAGCAGTTAAACCTTCCCAAATATCTTTGCTATGTAGAGTTTAACTATGCAGTATTTGAAGTGAGAAGAGAAAAACATTCTTTAGACCGTATTTTCTTAAACGGCTTATTTACTTTGCATTAATAACTCTGCATATTATGTCAGCTATATGTTAGGCTATCCTAACCCGTTAAATCCAGATATTATAACAAATCCATGATATTATAACTTTTATTAAGAGGGTCATTATGATAAAGGCTCAATCATTAGACGGCTTGTTCGAAAAATTACTTGACGGAAAGTCAATTTTCAAAAATAAAGAAGTCCTTCGTCCTTCTTATACTCCGGATCTGTTATTACACAGAAACGACCAGATAAACAGCCTTGCAACCATCCTGGTATCCGCGCTCAGGGGAGAAACTCCTTCAAATGTCCTGATTTACGGAAAAACAGGGACAGGAAAAACCGCAGTGACCAGATATGTAGGAAAAGAGCTCGAAAGAGTAAGTGAAGACAAATCAATTTTCTGTTCTGTTGTTTATATTAATTGTGAAGTGATCGACACCCAGTATCGGCTTCTTGCAAACCTTGCCAGGCATTTTGAAGAAGAGGTCCCTATGACCGGGTGGCCCACGGATCAGGTCTTTATGAAATTTAAAGAAGCAATCGATTCAAGGGAACAGGTTATTATTATCATTCTTGATGAAATTGACAAGCTGATAAAAAAAGGCGACGATGTTCTTTACAATCTTTCAAGGATTAATACCGATTTAAGGAAAGCCAAGGTTAGCATGATTGGAGTTTCCAATGACCTCAAATTCACGGAATTTCTCGACCCGAGAGTTAAAAGTTCTCTGGGCGAAGAAGAACTTATTTTTCCGCCTTATGATGCTGAACAGATCAGTGATATCCTGAAACAGAGGGCTAAAATGGCTTACAATGACGGAGTCCTGGGCGAAATGGTAATTCCGCTCTGTGCAGCCTTTGCAGCTCAGGAACACGGTGATGCCCGCCGTGCGCTTGACCTTCTGCGAGTTTCAGGAGAAATTGCTGAGAGAGAAAACCAGCCCCAGGTTCTTGAAGAACATGTAAGGCGCGCGCAGGAGAAAATTGAAATCGACCGTGTCGTGGAAGTTGTGCGGACCCTTCCCACCCAGTCCAAGCTTGTGCTCTACAGCATCATCCTGCTCAGAAACAGGGGAAGAGAAGGCAAAAATGTCACAACCGGCGAAATGTATAATGTTTACCGCCAGCTCTGTCATCACATTGATGTGGATATTCTTACCCAGCGCAGGGTTACTGACCTGATGTCAGAACTTGACATGCTCGGGATAGTCAATGCTGTGGTGGTAAGCAAAGGACGTTACGGAAGGACAAAAGAAATCTCTTTGAGTGTTCCCGTAGAAAACACCCGCAAAGTACTTCTTGAAGACTACAGACTTAAACCCCTTGTAGATTTCAAGGCTTCAGTGTTCAATAAAATGTTCTCATAACATTATGTTCTAGCAACATAATATTCTTGTAAACACTTTTAAAATAAACATTTTTTAAATAATTTTTAATACCGAGTAAATCCTGGAAAGTGCGGATTAGTTTTTGATCCGGCTTTTCCTATATTCTGGATTCTTTAAGACGGCTGATCTTTCCATATATTTTGGATTCTCTAAGAGGCCTGACCTTTCCAGACATTCTTGATTTCTCTGTCTTGATTTCTCTATCATGATTTCTCTAAGTTGATTTAATAAAAGTTCTTCTTTCGTGAACTTCTTTCCACTTTTTTACTTCAATTCTTCTGGAAATAGTCCGATTTTAATTCTTAAAATATCCTCGGTTTTTCAGGAAATAATATATATGATCCTGTGGTTTGACTAGGAGTATACATAGTGCTGCAGTTCACATCCAATGCGTATTTCAGGCATCATATTTCAATACGATCTGCATCATTCACATCGTACACTGCATAATATCGTACTATTCAAGTTTTATTAAAATTAGTGATTTATTTAAATTTTATCAAAATTAGTAGTTCGTAATCTAAACTCGTTGAATTGAGCTTAGAGTTTTTATGGAGTGCAGCTCAAACTTTATTGAAACTGAACACTATTGATGATAAAATTTATTGAAGGTAAAACTTTATTAAGAATCTAATTCAGATTTATCTCTCAAACTTATAACTAAAATTCAGGTATTCAGATTTAAAAGGTAATTTTTGATGAAGATAATTGCGTTTGTAGGCATGCCAGCTTCTGGGAAATCCGAGGCTTCCAGGATTGCTGCTGAGATGGGGATCCCTGTTATAATTATGGGTGACGTTATCAGGAAGGAAGTACTGAAGCGTGGGCTTGAACCCAATGATTCCAATACCGGAATGGTTGCAACAGATCTTCGCAAGCATGAAGGCATGGGTGCTGTTGCCAGAAGATGTATTTCTCAAATAAGAGAAACAGGCTCGGAACTTGTAGTTGTGGACGGTGTGCGCGGGATTGCTGAAGTTGAGTGTTTCAGGAAGGAATTCGGAAAAGGCTTTATCCTGATTTCCATTTACGCTCCCATTGAAGTACGCTTCTCCAGGGTACAGAAGAGGGGGAGAAGTGACGATATGAACAGTATCGAAGGCCTTCGCCATAGAGATGAAAGGGAACTCAGCTGGGGCATGGGAGAAGCCATAGATGCTTCCAATGTAGAAATTGAAAATAACTTCACGCTTGAGACTTTCAGAAAAGATGTTAGAGACGTTTTGAGTAACTATTTAGAGGCTGATCTGGAAAAATAATTCAAATAACCTCAATAATCTCTAACAATTTCTAACAATTTTTAATAATCTCAAACAATCTCAAATAATCCCAATAATCTAAAGAAAAAAGCTGGTAGAAGGTATTCAAGAATAATATTCAAGAATAGAATTTAAGAATAAGCTCTATAAATGACGTTTCAAGAATCAAAAACTTAAATATAAATTGGAGTACACTCATGATAAGTGTAAATATTTCAGCATCTGTATATCCGACAGAAGATCCTGAAAAGGTTATTAAAGCAATTTCAGGGCTTTTTACAGGGGTAGAACTCCAGAAAGAAAATTTTAGCTCACCAGAGCCCGAAAAGGGAATTTCTCCTTCTTTCCGTATCACAGGTGAAGGAGGACTTGACCTCCTGTTTACCCTGCACGGACTTATTCGTAGAGAGCAAATTATAGATAGTATCCGTAACAAGGTTTTCAATAAAGGACTTTCCAGTGAAGGGCTTTCAGTCAGTTTTTTGCTCAACAAACAGGCGGCTTTTGTCGGAATTCCAAGCGTTCCTGCTGAAAAAGAACCTC
This window of the Methanosarcina mazei S-6 genome carries:
- a CDS encoding ORC1-type DNA replication protein, with product MIKAQSLDGLFEKLLDGKSIFKNKEVLRPSYTPDLLLHRNDQINSLATILVSALRGETPSNVLIYGKTGTGKTAVTRYVGKELERVSEDKSIFCSVVYINCEVIDTQYRLLANLARHFEEEVPMTGWPTDQVFMKFKEAIDSREQVIIIILDEIDKLIKKGDDVLYNLSRINTDLRKAKVSMIGVSNDLKFTEFLDPRVKSSLGEEELIFPPYDAEQISDILKQRAKMAYNDGVLGEMVIPLCAAFAAQEHGDARRALDLLRVSGEIAERENQPQVLEEHVRRAQEKIEIDRVVEVVRTLPTQSKLVLYSIILLRNRGREGKNVTTGEMYNVYRQLCHHIDVDILTQRRVTDLMSELDMLGIVNAVVVSKGRYGRTKEISLSVPVENTRKVLLEDYRLKPLVDFKASVFNKMFS
- a CDS encoding dephospho-CoA kinase, with product MKIIAFVGMPASGKSEASRIAAEMGIPVIIMGDVIRKEVLKRGLEPNDSNTGMVATDLRKHEGMGAVARRCISQIRETGSELVVVDGVRGIAEVECFRKEFGKGFILISIYAPIEVRFSRVQKRGRSDDMNSIEGLRHRDERELSWGMGEAIDASNVEIENNFTLETFRKDVRDVLSNYLEADLEK
- a CDS encoding RNA-binding domain-containing protein, with amino-acid sequence MISVNISASVYPTEDPEKVIKAISGLFTGVELQKENFSSPEPEKGISPSFRITGEGGLDLLFTLHGLIRREQIIDSIRNKVFNKGLSSEGLSVSFLLNKQAAFVGIPSVPAEKEPLGSIEVTIRADSSEEMERLFEWLLPLTEEGVPVAEVEMDYVERG